A window of the Campylobacter massiliensis genome harbors these coding sequences:
- a CDS encoding type IV secretory system conjugative DNA transfer family protein translates to MQKIMGFTRTRENAEKKGALIPSDFTHAAIIGETGSGKTTAMIYPNLLDRMQNGYAVFAVDYKGGESAKIKALARRAGRLKDVVSVGARLDAPINLIASMKPRDFKNCVKKPMESREKFWEEFGSSIATEFFKVLKALKIFAKKITPLNDCYGDAFYADVRTLARDFTFDVATILRLSQDLEKMLEFKDALSLICDNLDSSTLNFTRETIMINRAFLATADEFLDATSRYKDIGDERTRDDFRNYSMMMSPFLGLMNDDSLNGDGEGAAGDASIAGLLNSGKIVIFNAASCDKSALSFLLNSFLPELLKRVTMKQKRPISLFLDESAKLLSENTELNEEILRECEVELVLAFQNEFLLKRAIGGTAYEALIGNLTNRYFMRNKDVVRLGGSEVDCSTLEKFECVLEGDKIALEPIFIDEAECLQAQLEFEHENRLHERLLGKIYENRVIEFDEEIVDDGKIWVRDIDTGERECVFFSDEVLNIGPQDIYKRPPNTGGYNISLDDGTDDAQISFR, encoded by the coding sequence ATGCAAAAAATAATGGGATTTACGAGAACGCGGGAAAACGCGGAGAAAAAAGGCGCGCTGATACCTAGCGACTTCACGCACGCGGCTATCATCGGAGAGACGGGCAGCGGCAAGACGACGGCGATGATATATCCGAATTTGCTTGACCGCATGCAAAACGGCTACGCGGTGTTCGCAGTGGATTATAAAGGCGGCGAAAGCGCCAAGATCAAGGCTCTAGCGCGCAGAGCGGGGCGTCTAAAAGACGTCGTAAGCGTAGGAGCGAGACTAGACGCGCCGATAAATCTCATCGCCTCGATGAAACCGCGGGACTTTAAAAACTGCGTGAAAAAGCCGATGGAATCAAGAGAAAAGTTTTGGGAGGAGTTTGGCTCGAGCATCGCGACGGAGTTTTTTAAGGTGCTAAAGGCGCTTAAAATTTTCGCTAAAAAAATCACGCCGCTAAACGACTGCTACGGGGACGCGTTTTATGCCGACGTGCGCACGCTCGCGCGGGATTTTACCTTTGACGTCGCTACGATACTGCGCCTCTCGCAAGACCTAGAAAAGATGCTCGAGTTTAAAGACGCGCTGAGCCTCATCTGCGACAATCTCGACTCCTCGACGCTAAATTTCACCCGCGAGACGATAATGATAAACCGCGCGTTTTTGGCCACCGCGGACGAGTTTTTGGACGCGACGAGCCGCTACAAGGATATCGGCGACGAACGCACGAGAGATGATTTTCGCAACTACTCGATGATGATGTCGCCGTTTCTTGGCCTCATGAACGACGACTCGCTAAACGGCGACGGCGAGGGCGCTGCGGGCGACGCGAGTATCGCAGGGCTGCTAAATAGCGGCAAGATCGTGATATTTAACGCCGCTAGCTGCGACAAAAGCGCGCTAAGCTTCCTGTTAAACAGCTTCCTGCCAGAGCTTTTAAAACGCGTAACGATGAAGCAAAAAAGGCCCATTAGCCTATTTCTCGACGAGTCGGCGAAGCTGCTAAGCGAGAACACCGAGCTAAACGAAGAGATCCTGCGCGAGTGCGAGGTGGAGCTGGTGCTGGCGTTTCAAAACGAATTTTTGCTCAAACGCGCGATCGGCGGCACGGCGTACGAGGCGCTGATAGGCAACCTCACCAACCGCTACTTCATGCGCAACAAGGACGTCGTGAGGCTGGGCGGCAGCGAGGTGGACTGCTCGACACTGGAGAAATTCGAGTGCGTGCTAGAGGGCGACAAGATCGCACTAGAGCCTATTTTCATAGACGAGGCGGAGTGTCTGCAAGCGCAGCTGGAGTTTGAGCACGAGAACCGCTTGCACGAGCGACTGCTGGGCAAAATTTATGAAAACCGCGTGATAGAGTTTGACGAAGAGATCGTGGATGACGGCAAAATTTGGGTGCGAGACATAGATACGGGCGAGCGCGAATGCGTGTTTTTTAGCGACGAGGTGCTAAATATCGGCCCGCAAGATATCTATAAACGCCCGCCAAATACCGGCGGCTACAACATCTCGCTTGACGACGGCACGGACGATGCGCAGATAAGCTTTAGGTAA
- a CDS encoding hydroxymethylpyrimidine/phosphomethylpyrimidine kinase: MKKILIIAGSCSNGGAGLQADIKACAHFGCYSATAVTALTAENTDKIKNIVSLDPSFIADQLEMLSAEFSFDAVKIGMLFNEPIMDVVQSFLEKNSAPVVLDPVCVSKMGHKLIKDSAIERLKELMKFAAVTTPNLREADVLFGDDFTNLPCNVIVKKHIVAGKSIDTLYRKDGSVQNFETPLADPLVIIGAGCTFSSSLACLLARGESLEGAIQQGKEYIYNAIITGIDTNLGMRKLLNHGVKF; the protein is encoded by the coding sequence ATGAAAAAAATCCTCATCATCGCAGGCTCGTGCAGCAACGGTGGCGCAGGCCTACAAGCCGATATCAAGGCGTGTGCGCACTTTGGCTGCTATAGCGCGACCGCGGTCACGGCGCTAACGGCCGAAAACACGGACAAGATCAAAAATATCGTCTCGCTAGATCCCTCGTTCATCGCCGATCAGCTTGAGATGCTCTCGGCGGAGTTTAGCTTCGACGCCGTCAAGATCGGCATGCTCTTTAACGAGCCTATCATGGACGTCGTGCAGAGCTTTTTAGAAAAAAACTCCGCTCCCGTGGTGCTAGATCCCGTCTGCGTCTCGAAAATGGGGCATAAACTCATCAAAGATAGCGCCATCGAGCGGCTAAAAGAACTAATGAAATTTGCCGCCGTCACGACGCCGAACCTGCGCGAAGCAGACGTACTTTTCGGCGATGATTTTACGAATTTGCCGTGCAACGTGATCGTGAAAAAGCACATCGTCGCTGGCAAAAGCATCGACACGCTTTACCGCAAGGACGGCAGCGTGCAAAATTTTGAGACGCCGCTAGCCGATCCGCTGGTTATCATCGGCGCGGGCTGCACGTTTTCTAGCTCGCTAGCCTGCCTACTCGCTCGCGGTGAGAGCCTAGAGGGCGCCATCCAACAAGGCAAAGAATACATCTACAACGCCATAATCACCGGCATCGACACGAATCTAGGCATGAGAAAACTGCTAAATCACGGGGTTAAATTTTAA
- the frr gene encoding ribosome recycling factor, giving the protein MLNEIYKKQKEHSDKCIDGLKRDFSTLRTGKVNISIVDNIYVDYYGSQTPLNQVATVLTSDASTISITPWEKPMLKTITAAISAANIGVNPNNDGESVKLFFPPMTVEQRQENAKHAKAFGEKAKVSIRNIRKDANDEVKKLEKDKAITEDESKKGQDEVQKITDSYTSKIDSLVKEKESELLKV; this is encoded by the coding sequence ATGCTGAATGAAATTTATAAAAAGCAAAAAGAGCATAGCGACAAGTGCATAGACGGCTTAAAACGCGACTTTAGCACGCTTCGCACAGGCAAGGTAAATATAAGCATAGTCGATAATATTTACGTGGATTATTACGGTAGCCAAACCCCGCTAAACCAAGTCGCCACCGTACTAACGAGCGATGCTAGCACCATAAGCATCACGCCGTGGGAAAAACCGATGCTAAAAACCATCACAGCAGCGATCTCTGCGGCAAATATCGGCGTAAATCCGAACAACGACGGCGAGAGCGTGAAGCTATTTTTCCCTCCGATGACGGTCGAGCAACGCCAAGAAAACGCAAAGCACGCTAAGGCATTTGGCGAGAAAGCCAAAGTCAGCATCAGAAACATCAGAAAAGACGCTAACGACGAGGTAAAAAAGCTAGAAAAAGATAAAGCTATCACCGAAGACGAGAGCAAAAAAGGGCAAGACGAAGTCCAAAAGATCACCGACAGCTACACGTCAAAGATCGACTCGCTCGTAAAAGAAAAAGAGAGCGAACTTTTAAAAGTTTAA
- the secG gene encoding preprotein translocase subunit SecG, producing MDSLFLVLQFIFAVVLTIAVLLQKSSSIGLGAYSGSNESLFGAKGPAGFLAKFTFVVGVLFILNTLALSYVYNTQSSKSLIDSVDTSSLPAAPEAVVPQAPSAPAVPEAPSSELK from the coding sequence ATGGATTCGCTTTTTTTAGTATTGCAGTTTATTTTCGCGGTAGTTTTAACGATCGCCGTTTTGCTTCAGAAAAGCTCCTCTATCGGACTAGGCGCGTATAGCGGTAGCAACGAAAGCCTATTTGGCGCAAAAGGACCGGCCGGGTTTTTGGCTAAATTTACCTTCGTAGTGGGCGTTTTATTTATCCTAAATACCCTAGCGCTAAGCTATGTTTACAACACGCAAAGCAGCAAATCTCTCATAGATAGCGTCGATACTTCGTCGCTACCTGCGGCTCCAGAGGCAGTCGTTCCGCAAGCTCCTAGCGCTCCAGCAGTCCCTGAGGCTCCGTCAAGCGAGCTAAAATAA
- a CDS encoding metallophosphoesterase yields MIKIKHINEDDYARIFVFGDMHGCLRLFNLMIKKINLTKKDLVIILGDSCDRGEDTIGLYKRYAELVRNGYALIHVLGNHEKMMMDGYFGGDSLDHQIWLRNGGDKTKRSIYKRNLNSFALSWLKDFISDMPHVVSSEESIFVHAAFDGEKSEEEQDEDYVLWSIEPFWESNNTGKRIFHGHVASEENRITRRANDVFSMDVGVVFFKRLVIMEIKSGEKFEADLKEQK; encoded by the coding sequence ATGATAAAGATAAAACACATAAACGAAGATGATTACGCGCGGATTTTCGTATTCGGCGATATGCACGGCTGCCTCAGGCTTTTTAACCTGATGATTAAAAAGATAAATTTGACCAAAAAGGATTTGGTTATTATTTTAGGCGATAGCTGCGACCGCGGCGAGGATACGATAGGGCTTTACAAAAGATACGCTGAGCTCGTTAGAAACGGATACGCGCTGATCCACGTGCTGGGAAATCACGAGAAAATGATGATGGACGGATATTTCGGCGGCGACTCGCTGGATCACCAAATTTGGCTTAGAAATGGCGGCGATAAAACCAAAAGATCGATCTACAAGCGAAATTTAAACAGTTTCGCGCTCTCGTGGCTCAAGGATTTTATCAGCGATATGCCCCACGTCGTAAGCTCTGAAGAAAGCATATTCGTCCACGCAGCCTTTGACGGCGAAAAAAGCGAAGAGGAGCAGGACGAGGACTACGTACTATGGAGTATCGAGCCCTTTTGGGAGAGTAATAATACGGGCAAGCGGATATTTCACGGGCACGTCGCAAGCGAAGAAAATAGAATAACCAGGCGCGCAAACGACGTCTTTTCGATGGACGTAGGGGTCGTGTTTTTCAAGCGCCTAGTTATCATGGAGATAAAAAGCGGCGAGAAATTTGAAGCGGATTTAAAGGAGCAAAAATGA
- a CDS encoding class I SAM-dependent methyltransferase, which produces MEKIAFADIVSETLLINLYFRSKENEEARPILKDEFSGDVVSRIDYDFAKFDRSTLSRVGTVIRARFFDDCILKFTREHPDAVIVQVGAGLDTRPLRLAPLCPEATFYDLDLPDVIALRDKLVPKAPRNYSLPCSMLETAWMDELARKHAGEEFVFVLEGVSMFFEKPIFREFFLNLAARFSGLVLVDLLNDFATKMNTRKHDTLKFMKEEVKIKMGIAGADEVEAWDKERIKCLEIGTMMNMYKHRWGLVGRAMSWIKPFREACRMFVFALGKRG; this is translated from the coding sequence ATGGAAAAGATCGCATTTGCAGATATCGTCTCCGAAACGCTACTTATAAATTTATACTTTAGAAGCAAGGAAAACGAGGAAGCCCGCCCCATACTAAAAGACGAATTTTCAGGTGACGTCGTGAGCAGGATCGATTATGATTTCGCCAAATTTGACCGCTCGACGCTAAGCAGGGTCGGCACGGTGATACGGGCGAGGTTTTTTGACGACTGCATACTTAAATTTACGCGCGAGCACCCGGACGCCGTCATCGTTCAAGTTGGCGCCGGGCTTGATACCAGGCCTCTTAGGCTAGCTCCGCTCTGCCCAGAGGCGACCTTTTACGACCTTGATTTGCCGGACGTCATAGCCCTTCGCGATAAGCTCGTGCCAAAAGCGCCGCGAAACTACAGCCTACCCTGCTCGATGCTAGAAACCGCGTGGATGGACGAGTTAGCCAGAAAGCACGCGGGAGAGGAGTTTGTTTTCGTGCTAGAAGGCGTGTCGATGTTTTTTGAAAAGCCGATTTTTCGGGAGTTTTTCTTAAATTTGGCAGCGCGATTTAGCGGGCTGGTGCTGGTCGATCTACTCAACGACTTCGCGACAAAAATGAATACACGCAAACACGACACGCTAAAATTTATGAAAGAGGAGGTAAAAATCAAGATGGGTATCGCGGGCGCGGACGAGGTCGAGGCGTGGGATAAAGAGCGCATAAAGTGCCTGGAAATCGGCACGATGATGAATATGTACAAACACCGCTGGGGGCTAGTCGGTCGCGCGATGAGCTGGATAAAGCCGTTTCGCGAGGCGTGCAGGATGTTTGTTTTCGCTCTGGGTAAGCGCGGATAA
- a CDS encoding polysaccharide deacetylase family protein, whose protein sequence is MKKIVSALAFFAAAQFALADAHIFNYHRFDDDRHPSTNISSKNLREQFDYFKEKGYEVIPLSKLVDAIKNGEPVSDNWVVLTVDDGYKSFYEKGLPIFLEYGYPFALMIYVEATARKYGDFMTFEQIKEIEKYGEVGYHSYGHLHMVGLNEEKLKNDFEDGISKFEKNMGYKPRYFAYPFGEYNDRVRDVAIEHGIEVILSQNSGAVAADSDLHELDRIPAMNGTHLPSALASKFLKAEWILPQDYPKDNKISEIIIKTDENATHGYFSMTGQQTKKVKLENGQMTLKFNKPIDRYKVRMSLKVNGKTTTKILVKDINAE, encoded by the coding sequence GTGAAAAAAATAGTTTCCGCCCTCGCATTTTTTGCGGCGGCGCAGTTTGCACTTGCGGACGCGCATATCTTTAACTATCACAGATTTGACGACGATAGACACCCGAGTACCAACATCTCTAGCAAAAATTTACGCGAACAGTTTGACTATTTTAAAGAAAAAGGCTACGAGGTCATCCCGCTTTCAAAGCTCGTAGACGCGATAAAAAACGGCGAGCCGGTATCGGATAATTGGGTCGTTTTAACGGTAGACGACGGCTACAAGAGCTTTTACGAAAAAGGCTTGCCGATATTTTTAGAGTACGGATATCCGTTTGCGCTGATGATCTACGTCGAGGCCACCGCACGAAAATACGGCGACTTTATGACCTTTGAGCAGATTAAAGAGATAGAAAAATACGGCGAAGTCGGCTATCACTCATACGGTCACTTGCATATGGTCGGTCTTAACGAGGAAAAACTAAAAAACGACTTTGAGGACGGCATAAGTAAATTCGAAAAAAATATGGGCTACAAACCGCGATATTTCGCCTATCCTTTCGGCGAATATAACGACAGGGTACGCGACGTCGCGATAGAACACGGCATCGAGGTGATACTCAGCCAAAACTCGGGCGCAGTCGCGGCAGATAGCGATCTGCACGAACTAGATAGGATCCCTGCGATGAACGGCACGCACCTACCGTCCGCGCTTGCGAGCAAATTTCTAAAAGCCGAATGGATACTGCCCCAAGACTATCCAAAAGACAATAAAATCAGCGAGATAATCATCAAAACCGATGAGAATGCGACGCACGGATACTTCTCAATGACGGGACAGCAGACAAAAAAGGTCAAGCTTGAAAACGGACAGATGACGCTTAAATTTAACAAGCCGATCGACCGATACAAAGTCAGAATGAGCCTTAAAGTAAACGGAAAAACGACGACCAAAATTTTAGTAAAGGATATAAATGCTGAATGA
- a CDS encoding undecaprenyl-diphosphate phosphatase, whose translation MELSHIIVLALVQGISEFLPISSSAHLVLVPKLLGWADQGLAFDVAVHVGTLAAILFYFKDRLAGLMRDFFASIARREKVGDSTLVWSVGFATVPVGLFGLAFNDAIEQYARNGLVIAAMTIIFGIALYVADKKSGLKTEYEMTIKLALIVGLAQAIALIPGVSRSGVTMTAALMLGFSHSASANFSFLLSIPVIVLAGGLEAVKLIKTPDALPWSDLAIGAAVSGLSAYLCVRLFMALIARASMLPFVIYRMILGVFLFAIFL comes from the coding sequence ATGGAGCTTTCGCATATCATAGTTTTGGCCCTAGTTCAGGGCATTAGCGAGTTTTTACCGATCTCTAGCTCGGCGCATCTCGTGCTGGTGCCAAAGCTACTTGGCTGGGCGGATCAGGGGCTTGCCTTTGACGTCGCCGTTCACGTAGGCACGCTAGCGGCGATACTTTTTTATTTTAAAGACAGACTTGCGGGGCTTATGCGCGATTTTTTCGCGTCTATCGCGCGACGCGAGAAGGTCGGCGACAGCACGCTCGTGTGGTCGGTCGGCTTTGCGACCGTGCCGGTGGGGCTTTTTGGCCTGGCGTTTAATGACGCCATCGAGCAGTACGCTAGAAACGGACTCGTGATCGCGGCGATGACGATAATTTTCGGTATCGCGCTCTACGTCGCGGACAAAAAATCAGGCCTAAAAACCGAATATGAAATGACGATCAAGCTCGCTCTCATCGTGGGTTTAGCGCAGGCGATCGCGCTGATACCCGGCGTTTCGCGCTCGGGCGTGACGATGACGGCGGCACTGATGCTTGGCTTTAGCCACAGCGCAAGCGCGAATTTCTCGTTTTTGCTCTCGATCCCGGTTATCGTGCTAGCAGGCGGACTCGAGGCGGTAAAACTAATAAAAACCCCGGACGCGCTGCCTTGGAGTGACCTTGCTATCGGCGCGGCGGTTAGCGGCCTTAGCGCGTATCTTTGCGTGCGGCTATTTATGGCGCTGATCGCGCGAGCCAGTATGCTGCCGTTTGTTATCTACCGCATGATTTTGGGCGTATTTTTGTTTGCGATATTTTTATAA
- the tkt gene encoding transketolase, with protein sequence MLKKMADTIRFLCADMVQQANSGHPGAPMGLADVMVVLAKFLNHNPKNPNWLNRDRLVFSGGHASSLVYSFLHLSGYDLSLDDLKNFRQLGSKTPGHPEIHTKGVEVATGPLGQGVANAVGFAMAAKYAANLLNEPENAVIDHKIYCLCGDGDLQEGISYEACAVAGNLHLDNLVLIYDSNNITIEGDTSIAWSEDVKARFEAQGWDVARIDGHDYDQIEFALEQATEKERPYLIIANTRIAKGAGELEGSHHSHGAPLGEEIIKAAKIVAGFDPERKFAIDEDVLIRFRAALEKGDLAEAQWNKKVENLSSESKNMLNSLLNPDFSKINFPDFSGKKLATRDSNGIIMNEIARALPGFIGGSADLAPSNKTELKGMGDFPNGRNIHYGIREHAMAAINNAIARYGLFLPFSATFFIFSDYLKPSARIASLMSVRHFFIFTHDSIGVGEDGPTHQPIEQLSTLRAMPNFYTFRPADGNENALCWKAALNLRAPSAFVLSRQGLAPLEKGEFGSVENGAYLLKRAQNAKITLIASGSEVELCVKAAEILAARGIGANVVSAPCFDLLCEQPREYVDKILDPQTKIIAVEAASALEWYKFAGEIYSMKSFGESGKAGALFEYFGFTPEKIAEFAQETAK encoded by the coding sequence ATGCTAAAAAAGATGGCGGATACGATAAGGTTTTTATGCGCGGATATGGTGCAGCAGGCAAACAGCGGGCATCCTGGCGCGCCGATGGGGCTAGCCGACGTCATGGTCGTGCTGGCTAAATTTCTAAATCACAATCCTAAAAATCCAAACTGGCTAAACCGCGATAGGCTCGTATTTAGCGGCGGTCACGCAAGCTCGCTCGTGTATAGCTTTTTGCATCTTAGCGGCTATGATCTTAGCCTTGATGATCTAAAAAACTTCCGCCAGCTAGGCTCTAAAACCCCTGGCCACCCCGAGATCCACACCAAAGGCGTCGAAGTAGCGACCGGACCGTTAGGGCAGGGCGTGGCAAACGCAGTGGGCTTTGCTATGGCGGCAAAATACGCGGCCAATCTGCTAAACGAACCGGAAAACGCCGTCATCGATCATAAAATTTACTGCCTCTGCGGCGATGGAGACTTGCAGGAGGGCATCAGCTACGAGGCCTGTGCGGTCGCGGGCAACCTACACCTAGACAACCTCGTGCTGATCTACGACTCCAACAACATCACGATCGAGGGCGACACGAGCATCGCTTGGAGCGAGGACGTGAAGGCGAGGTTTGAGGCGCAGGGCTGGGACGTCGCTCGCATCGACGGTCACGACTACGATCAGATCGAGTTTGCGCTCGAGCAAGCCACGGAGAAGGAGCGCCCGTATCTCATTATCGCAAACACCCGCATCGCAAAGGGCGCGGGCGAGCTAGAGGGTAGTCACCATAGCCACGGCGCGCCGCTTGGCGAGGAGATCATAAAGGCCGCTAAAATCGTAGCCGGCTTTGATCCTGAGCGTAAATTTGCCATCGACGAGGACGTGCTGATTCGCTTCCGCGCCGCGCTAGAAAAGGGCGACCTAGCCGAAGCTCAGTGGAACAAAAAGGTAGAAAATCTAAGCAGTGAAAGCAAAAATATGCTCAACTCGCTGCTAAATCCCGATTTTAGCAAGATAAATTTTCCTGATTTTAGCGGCAAAAAGCTAGCCACGCGCGATAGTAACGGCATCATCATGAATGAGATCGCTCGGGCACTACCTGGCTTTATCGGAGGTAGCGCGGATCTGGCGCCGTCAAACAAAACCGAGCTAAAGGGCATGGGCGACTTCCCTAACGGACGCAACATCCACTACGGCATCCGCGAGCACGCCATGGCCGCGATAAACAACGCGATCGCTAGATACGGGCTTTTCTTGCCGTTTAGCGCGACGTTTTTTATATTTAGCGACTATCTAAAGCCGTCTGCGCGTATCGCTTCGCTGATGAGCGTTAGGCACTTTTTTATCTTTACGCACGACAGCATCGGCGTAGGCGAGGACGGCCCGACGCATCAGCCTATCGAGCAGCTTAGCACGCTTCGCGCGATGCCGAATTTTTACACCTTCCGTCCGGCCGACGGCAACGAAAACGCGCTTTGCTGGAAGGCGGCGTTAAATTTACGCGCTCCAAGCGCCTTCGTGCTAAGCCGCCAAGGCCTAGCTCCGCTTGAAAAAGGCGAATTTGGCAGCGTAGAAAACGGCGCGTATCTGCTAAAACGCGCGCAAAACGCCAAAATCACGCTAATAGCTAGCGGCAGCGAGGTGGAGCTTTGCGTCAAGGCGGCTGAAATTTTAGCTGCTCGCGGTATCGGCGCGAACGTCGTATCCGCGCCGTGCTTTGACCTGCTTTGCGAGCAGCCGCGCGAGTACGTGGATAAAATTTTAGATCCGCAAACTAAAATCATCGCCGTCGAAGCCGCAAGCGCGCTGGAGTGGTATAAATTTGCGGGTGAAATTTACTCGATGAAGAGCTTCGGCGAGAGCGGCAAGGCGGGCGCATTGTTCGAATACTTCGGCTTTACGCCTGAAAAGATCGCGGAATTTGCACAGGAAACGGCGAAGTAA
- a CDS encoding metallophosphoesterase family protein has product MIYFTSDLHFGHSNIMKFHPCFRPFSSVEAMDKALIRLWNDRVNPCDTVYNIGDLSFHKDMQTNISIFSKLNGKHVLVLGNHDEAIKKHKDELLAMKKEDGNALFEEICEYKEITVQHGQDKFRLVLFHHPLAEWNAGHHGAIQLYGHIHANIANIKGKALNVGYDLHGKILSFEEIYGFVKDQPPFEHSKHRMFSEEDSMESRNKRIREVLEKLNFD; this is encoded by the coding sequence ATGATTTATTTTACCTCCGATTTGCATTTCGGACATAGCAATATCATGAAATTTCATCCGTGCTTTAGGCCTTTTTCTAGCGTAGAGGCGATGGACAAGGCGCTCATTCGCCTCTGGAACGATAGAGTAAATCCCTGCGACACGGTCTATAATATAGGCGATCTAAGCTTTCACAAGGATATGCAGACTAATATATCCATATTTAGCAAACTAAACGGCAAGCACGTCCTAGTGCTAGGCAATCACGATGAAGCGATAAAAAAGCATAAAGACGAGCTGCTAGCTATGAAAAAAGAGGACGGCAACGCGCTGTTTGAAGAAATTTGCGAATACAAAGAGATCACCGTGCAGCACGGGCAGGATAAATTTCGCCTCGTGCTCTTTCACCATCCGCTAGCCGAATGGAACGCAGGTCATCACGGCGCGATCCAGCTCTACGGCCACATCCACGCAAATATCGCAAACATAAAAGGCAAGGCGCTAAACGTCGGCTACGACCTGCACGGCAAGATTTTGAGCTTTGAGGAAATTTATGGTTTCGTTAAAGACCAACCGCCTTTTGAACATAGCAAACACAGGATGTTTAGCGAGGAAGATAGCATGGAAAGTAGAAACAAAAGGATAAGAGAGGTTTTAGAAAAGCTAAATTTTGACTGA
- a CDS encoding RDD family protein, which produces MAKQKARLAGIGARAKAFIVDLFLIGMPIYYLTTYVFLGGKDDFLRNQTAIFAANLAVGLICCTFFAIKAQTPGYRSQNIYLIDLRSGRKLGFIRILLRYVCFLLAGVSIVGLCLCFFRKDALNLHDLLTHSAAVCKKAE; this is translated from the coding sequence TTGGCAAAACAAAAAGCGCGACTAGCCGGCATCGGTGCGCGAGCAAAGGCCTTTATAGTCGATCTTTTTTTGATCGGCATGCCGATATATTACCTCACGACCTATGTTTTTTTGGGCGGCAAGGACGACTTTTTACGCAACCAAACCGCGATATTTGCGGCAAATCTCGCAGTCGGCCTTATCTGCTGCACCTTTTTTGCGATCAAAGCCCAGACGCCCGGCTACCGCTCGCAAAACATCTATCTCATCGACCTGCGCAGCGGCCGCAAGCTCGGCTTCATACGCATTTTGCTCCGCTACGTCTGCTTTTTGCTCGCGGGAGTTAGCATCGTCGGGCTTTGCCTCTGCTTTTTCCGCAAGGACGCGCTAAATTTACACGATCTACTCACGCACTCGGCCGCCGTTTGCAAAAAAGCCGAGTAA
- the pyrE gene encoding orotate phosphoribosyltransferase, producing the protein MDLEKIYKDAGAFLQGHFLLSSGNHSQFYLQSAKVLEDPQLAGALADELAAVIEKSGVEFDSVCSPALGGILAGYELARAAKKRFIFTERVERVMSLRRGFEVQDGERFVVCEDIITTGGSALEAARVIESLGGKVVAFAALANRGFCKVANLAGSVAKASAKLPADKPFFALGNFEFEIYEPANCPLCADGSKAIKPGSRGN; encoded by the coding sequence ATGGATTTAGAGAAAATTTACAAGGACGCGGGCGCGTTTTTGCAGGGGCATTTTTTGCTTAGCAGCGGCAACCACTCGCAGTTTTATCTCCAAAGCGCCAAAGTGCTCGAGGATCCGCAGTTAGCAGGCGCACTAGCTGACGAACTAGCCGCCGTCATCGAAAAATCGGGCGTAGAGTTTGACAGCGTCTGTTCGCCCGCTCTAGGCGGCATTTTGGCCGGCTACGAGCTAGCTCGCGCGGCAAAAAAGCGCTTTATCTTTACCGAGCGAGTCGAGCGCGTGATGAGCCTGCGACGCGGCTTTGAAGTGCAAGACGGCGAGCGATTCGTCGTCTGCGAGGACATCATCACCACGGGCGGCTCGGCGCTAGAGGCCGCGCGCGTGATCGAGAGCCTAGGCGGCAAGGTCGTGGCGTTTGCCGCACTTGCCAATCGCGGCTTTTGCAAGGTCGCAAATTTAGCGGGCAGCGTCGCTAAAGCTAGCGCCAAACTACCCGCTGACAAGCCGTTTTTCGCACTTGGAAACTTTGAGTTTGAGATTTACGAACCCGCAAATTGCCCACTCTGCGCCGACGGAAGCAAGGCGATAAAACCGGGCAGCAGAGGCAACTAA